From Camelus dromedarius isolate mCamDro1 chromosome 23, mCamDro1.pat, whole genome shotgun sequence, a single genomic window includes:
- the LOC105086544 gene encoding olfactory receptor 10R2, with protein sequence MANSSCVTEFLLLGFSSLGELQRVLFVVFLCLYLIILSGNLTIISVICLDHGLHTPMYFFLGVLSTSETFYTIVILPKMLINLLSVLRTLSFMSCVFQMYFFLGFAVTNCLLLGVMGYDRYAAICQPLHYAILMSWRVCGQLAVTCILGGFIVSLVGTTLVFSLPFCGSNKVNHYFCDISAVIRLACADTYINELIIFICGVLVLVVPLIFICISYGFIVSTVLKISSAEGKRKAFSTCASHLIVVIVHYGCASSVYLRPSAQYTTGTDRLVTVTYTVITPLLNPMVYSLRNRDVQLAIWKMIRKTGFSVKSL encoded by the coding sequence ATGGCCAATTCCTCCTGCGTTACCGAGTTCCTCCTGCTGGGTTTCTCCAGCCTTGGGGAATTGCAGCGTGTCCTCTTTGtggtctttctctgcctctatttGATCATCCTGAGTGGAAACCTCACTATCATCTCAGTCATCTGCTTGGATCACGGCCTCCACACACCCATGTACTTCTTTCTAGGTGTCCTTTCCACCTCTGAGACCTTCTACACAATTGTTATCCTGCCCAAGATGCTTATCAATCTGCTCTCTGTACTCAGGACACTCTCCTTCATGAGTTGTGTCTTCCAGATGTACTTCTTCCTTGGCTTTGCTGTCACCAATTGCCTGCTTCTGGGAGTGATGGGCTATGATCGCTATGCTGCCATCTGTCAGCCTTTGCACTACGCCATTCTCATGAGCTGGAGGGTATGTGGGCAACTGGCAGTGACTTGTATTCTTGGTGGTTTTATAGTATCTCTGGTGGGAACAACTTTGGTCTTTAGCCTCCCTTTCTGTGGCTCCAACAAGGTCAATCATTACTTTTGTGATATTTCAGCAGTCATCCGTCTCGCCTGTGCTGACACCTACATCAATGAACTGATCATCTTTATCTGTGGGGTCTTGGTGCTTGTTGTGCCTTTGATCTTCATCTGCATCTCTTATGGATTTATTGTCTCCACTGTCCTGAAGATCTCATCAGCTGAAGGCAAGCGGAAAGCATTCTCCACCTGTGCCTCTCATCTCATCGTGGTCATTGTTCACTACGGCTGTGCGTCCTCTGTCTACCTGCGACCCTCAGCCCAGTATACAACAGGCACAGACAGGCTGGTGACAGTGACTTACACCGTCATCACCCCACTGTTGAACCCCATGGTATACAGCCTCAGGAACAGAGATGTACAGCTGGCCATTTGGAAAATGATTAGGAAGACTGGTTTTTCTGTTAAgtctttataa